From Deltaproteobacteria bacterium, one genomic window encodes:
- a CDS encoding helix-turn-helix transcriptional regulator has product MELAEIGKTIRAARQAHGLTQERLAAMAGISRGTLNGLETGMVKELGFHKLDTILNLLGYELAPAASSHPVRAAHSRSSPGRSKWSRDPPAQKILRKMARRYIWWRSPEASIKDPLRVIAQIMDVGTLEDMQQATAAIGKSRMVEVLNHARPGWFHPKSWAFWHTVLELTSPGRTPPIPVRKRDALPDPT; this is encoded by the coding sequence ATGGAACTTGCGGAAATCGGAAAAACGATTCGCGCGGCGCGGCAAGCGCACGGCTTGACGCAGGAACGCCTCGCCGCGATGGCGGGCATCTCCCGTGGTACCCTGAACGGCCTTGAAACCGGCATGGTCAAGGAACTCGGCTTCCACAAGCTCGACACGATCCTGAACCTCCTCGGATACGAGCTGGCGCCGGCAGCGAGCTCACATCCGGTTCGGGCCGCGCATTCCCGATCTTCTCCAGGCCGCTCAAAATGGTCCCGGGATCCACCCGCGCAAAAGATCCTGCGGAAGATGGCCCGCCGCTATATCTGGTGGCGATCACCGGAAGCATCAATAAAGGATCCACTCCGGGTGATCGCGCAGATCATGGACGTGGGCACGCTCGAAGACATGCAGCAGGCGACCGCCGCCATCGGGAAAAGCCGGATGGTCGAAGTCCTGAACCATGCACGGCCCGGCTGGTTCCACCCGAAGTCCTGGGCCTTCTGGCACACCGTATTGGAACTGACCTCTCCAGGAAGAACCCCTCCGATCCCGGTGAGAAAGCGCGATGCCCTTCCCGACCCGACTTGA